A region of the Ranitomeya imitator isolate aRanImi1 chromosome 5, aRanImi1.pri, whole genome shotgun sequence genome:
taaccaataccaaaaaaattttcaactacagactcacacgtgcaaggagaatggtggagtgtgcgtttgggatcctaaccgccaaatggagagttctcttgacatccataaacttaaacacaaacactgtggatgaggtggtgaaagcgtgtgttgtcctccacaattatgttatatccaaggaacagctttccattgaggaccattcTGCCGAAACCACTTTGATGGATTACAGCATCCatacatacagaagttctgccacagtgtccagaatacgggatcactttgcagaatattttatttcaccccaaggaagaatacactggcaggatgatatagtttaaacactttgtgtatacctagtaataactttaaactttacccatgttgcgtacctgttgtttttaccttacccatgttgtataccagtttggtttttaccctcatgttgcgtacctgtttgggtttaccttttaaccatgttgggtacctgtttgagtttatttttaaatcaagatgtgcatacccaaagttctactgttaccaataaacctttttttttacaaaagtgttatttgttcctaatgaataaatacaagagatttttcaaccaaaaacttttattaacaatgtaacacacaaaaaaatggggtactaaatgttttcatacgtcggggtggagatactatcggaggcactgtctgatagggacacttcgacagtgggagtgtggagagaggaatgtgatggtggtggagaatgttcaccggttaggggtgaaggagtggagaaagctattgagcgggtggacaagaaagtgggattggggttagaaatttggtagggTGGAGGGGTGTACGAAATGTTTTGGGAGGACTAGGTGGCAGAATGAGTggtgtgtagaagatgtttgggaagagggtgatacagtctgttggaagtgggcagggagaggaggtgaggatgaagtagatgggaagttgtatgggtctggatcatcatatgggtgtgaagtggcacgggagggatgctgatagtgtggatggtgggaaggggcacggggctggtggtgtggctggtgggacggggcacgatgtggatgatggcgagttgggcgtgatggggcaatgtctgtttggcgatacgggtcaggaggatggtactggctgtagtggtggacagtggaggaaggggggcaagttggaggatggttggaagaactatctgctctagaggcaattagcgctagagtagactggcaggattccattacttgcatctgctgagaagtagatagcgtctccatttgctcaagcaccgactgaaaaaaaagtgttgttcggggactgttttgcctctgaacgcatcgttaccagaagtgtatgcatctcgagcatactttaatttatgaaattgaatcctgcagccatttgctcggacaaaactttcagacagttctggaacgatgcgttcaggtgcaagaactcgggagcataactatgtatctgacccctctggcgaaaccgccccgatgctacaggtgtactagaggtggctgcagcggaagggtggggtacaggaaacgctatgttctcaccagcagctacatgcaatggaaccggccaggatgctccagtgctcgtggatgggaaagagggatcggtagagtgggaaggtgcagagtgggaaggtgcagagggttcctcactgtcaaagtgtccctcggtggcggcctcttgagggatcgccccagaagtgttcaattgtgctgcaggctccagagtgctcccaacggtactgtggaaaaagagagaaacaaacaattaatatactgtcattgcatggccctggctgaaagagcaaaagaggttagacatgtaaaacattagtgcatgtggtgggtaatatttaccttcgggtgaccatcgttgacctgaggaacgacagggcccttgcgtatttgtacgtgctcctgcgtcctccagatccactagatccactccgggcctgcatctctttattgaactccttcttaaagcgatccctgatcgaccgccaccttttcacaatccgctcacctgttaaaataggagaaagacaacttggttagaaacagcatattagaatgcatcaccaaaactgaactgaggatacttacgttcttgaatctgggcctgaacatctaggtcctcccacctcggaatcagttcacagcagatttgctcccagagtcgacgggtcactgagagatcagcatggcggcggtcacccatattccacaacggctccctgtctctgacaagatcgatgaggaggtcaatatcaaggccgacctcctcaccgtccgaatctggagcacgctgtgaaacctgtttgaaaagggggaaaaaattaacaccaaatttgaaacattgctaacctgcacccaaaaaataacaaaaaacctacatgacgacggccgccacgtgaatgtcgccgacgaccccgggagccactggaaggacctattgcttgggcaccagattcagaactctagaatacaaaaataaaaaattatggggttgttggtagccattctatgtgttgtgtgccatgtgatatatatgttttgtatgtgttgtgtgtggtttgaaagtatcagtttctatgtattttgttgtaagcatctagtgttatgttttgtgtgtagtgtagggtgtgtttccgcaatacatcacagatacataccaattgtgagccctctccgtgggtttctccaccccttccctcatcttcggggaccacctcttctccgggggactcagcctcatcagcttcctacgatgaaacataaaagaatagatgatacacacacacctttggttcatactaacctctgtgcgtggacggcgaggaggaggaggcctCCCCGGAGAcatggctctcagctctgtggaaggctctcggctcccggctctgtggcaggctctcagctctgtggcaggctcccggctctgtggcaggctctcagctcccggctctgtggcaggctcccggctctgtggcaggctctcagctctgtggcaggctctcggctcccggctctgtggcaggctctcggctcccggctctgtggcaggctctcagctcccggctctgtggcaggctctcagctctgtggcaggctcccggctctgtggcaggctctcagctctgtggaatcggctcccggctctgtggaaggctcccggctctgtggcaggctctcggctcccggctctgtggcaggctctcagctcccggctctgtggcaggctctcagctctgtggaatcggctcccggctctgtggcaggctctcggctcccggctctgtggcaggctctcagctctgtggcaggctctcagctcccggctctgtggcaggctctcagctctgtggaatcggctcccggctctgtggcaggctctcagctctgtggaatcggctcccggctctgtggaatcggctcccggctctgtggaaggctcccggctctgtggcaggctctcagctctgtggaaggctcccggctctgtggcaggctctcagctctgtggcaggctctctggctccttccgtcttggcagggtgttggctcttctgcttttgggctggaaatggctgaaggcctcatggccctgctttatatatagtccagggggctgatcaaagttttttgagcatgctcagtgtaaaaagctggatacggccgccggatccgattttttccggatccggcgctttccggcatccatagacatgcattgttgtaaaaagccggaaagaccggatccggcctttccggctttttcgccggagacaaaaaacgttacagtacacgttttttccagacgccggaatcgacttgacgccggatccggcatcaaaccggaaggaatgCTGGGCTATCAGGCGCCATCCGGcaccaataatattcaatgggggaaatgccggatccgtcttctccggttttctattccgttttttgtcggaagagccggaattcgcctgaaacaaaaaacctgatgtgtgaaagcagccatagtcgggtttcgcgaaacacggctcgactctaaaaatgtcaaggtcgctcaaccctagttataacctcaaagtgacagtggacagaactgtaaaaattggctcggtccctaaggggttaaaagggtcagatctgttttttttttttttccttcttcttcttTGCCTTCACAActttgcaattttccatttttgtgttttcattttttccttcccttcttcccagagccataacttgtatTTTTCGGTatgcccatgtgagggcttgtttttttgcgggacgagttgcattttaacaccattggttttaccatatcgtgtactggaaaacggggaaaaatccaaatgtggtgaaaatgaaaaaaaaaatgcatttccacaattgttttttttatttatttatcatgttcactaaatgctaaaaatgatgtGACAATATCATGCCCCAAGTTAGTACAAGTTCGCTTATACccaacatgtataggtttttttttcttttctcttccaagtggtgaaaaaaaaaatccaaaatttgtaagaagaaaaaaaaaattgctcatgttgccattttccgagatccgtagcatctccattgttcagggtgagggtttatttttgcgCGCTGAGCGGACGTctaaattgataccattttggagtagattcaatgttttgatcacccattattgcaataAGAAGCAATTGGTTTGTTTTTTTCTCTCGTTTCAccttttactgatcggattaatttattttattttgataaatcggacatttctgaatttcagcaataccaaatacgtgtattttaattgttttattttcagtgGGACAATTGAAGGTGATTTTGAACTTTTGTGGTTTTATATTTTTagcaattatttattttattttttttactgacttccgcagtccccttaggagacttgaagctgcgattatCCGATCGCCTAAGCTACACCGAGCAGGGCTTCATCCTTACCATTTGTAGCAGAAATAGCTATCTCC
Encoded here:
- the LOC138681310 gene encoding uncharacterized protein, whose product is MSPGRPPPPRRPRTEEADEAESPGEEVVPEDEGRGGETHGEGSQLSSESGAQAIGPSSGSRGRRRHSRGGRRHVSQRAPDSDGEEVGLDIDLLIDLVRDREPLWNMGDRRHADLSVTRRLWEQICCELIPRWEDLDVQAQIQERERIVKRWRSIRDRFKKEFNKEMQARSGSSGSGGRRSTYKYARALSFLRSTMVTRSTVGSTLEPAAQLNTSGAIPQEAATEGHFDSEEPSAPSHSAPSHSTDPSFPSTSTGASWPVPLHVAAGENIAFPVPHPSAAATSSTPVASGRFRQRGQIHSYAPEFLHLNASFQNCLKVLSEQMAAGFNFIN